Sequence from the Maribacter algicola genome:
GATGGAAGCATTGTCCGTTGCGGCTACCGCGGCGGAAGTCCTGCCGTGAAAACTATTTTTAAAGGCGACGATCCGGGATTTTCCCGAAATAAAGGAAGCCATCTTTAGGGCATTTTCATTGGCCTCTGCGCCCGAATTACAGAGGAAAAGATTGTAATTTTCACAACCGGAAAGTTTCCCCAATTTTTCGGCCAGTTCTTCCTGAATGGGATTTTGAACGGCATTGCTGTAAAACCCAATTTTGTCCAATTGGTCCTTTATCCTTTTTACATAGTGCGGATGTGAGTGCCCTATGGAAATCACTGCATGACCACCGTAAAAATCCAAATATTCATGTCCTTTATCATCGGTAACCACGATTCCCTTGGCGGAAACGGGAGTTACATCGTATAATGGGTAAACGTCGAATAGTTTCATATAATAGTTGTTCGTTGCTGGTTGTTGGTTTTTGGTTGTTCTTTCTTGGAACAAGTTCAAGTTCAAATGTCAAGAGTAGTTTCTTACGTTCTATTTGAATCTTTCACTAATTCGCTAACTTACCAGTTCACTATTTCACTTTTTATCGTTTCTTAAACTCGGTTATTTTATCATAGGAGGCCACGATACCCTGGATCAAGGATGAACTTAAGCCTTGGTGTTCCATTTCGTTCAGTCCTTGTATGGTACACCCCATGGGGGTGGTAACCCTGTCTATTTCTTCTTCCGGATGGTTGCCACTTTCTATCAAGAGTTTTGCGGCTCCGTTGCAGGTGTGCATGGCCAATTCCTGGGCTTCTTTCGCGTCAAAACCCAATTGAATGGCACCTTGGGTAGTGGCACGGATCAGACGCATCCAGAAGGCGATTCCACTGGCACAGATTACCGTGGCCGCCTGCATTTGGGATTCCGGTATTTCCATGGAATGGCCCATCCTATTGAAAATAGCTTTGGCCAAATCGATCCGTTTTTTTCCTTTTTCATTGCTGCAGATGCAGGTCATGGATTCCCCTACTGAAATGGCCGTATTGGGCATACTTCGTATAATATAACGGTCTGTTCCAATTACTTCCTCGATCCTTTTCAACTCAAAACCTGTGATGGTGGAGATAATGACATGATTGTCCGTGAAGAGGTCTTTCACACTTTCCAGAATACTTGCAAAATGCCCTGGCTGTACCGCAAAAATCAGGATATCGCATTTGGCCACCGCTTCCCTATTGTCAGCCGTGACAGTGACATTGCCATATTTCTCATATTCAGAAATGGACCTTACATTACGTTTGGTCAGGTACATGCTCGTGGCACCGTTACTGTTCAAAATGCCTTTGGCTATGGAAAGGCCCAGATTACCTGCTCCTATGATCGCTATTTTCATTTCCCTTTTTCGTTATCCGTTGTTCGTTGTTCGTTTTTCGTTGTTGGTTGATGATGGTGCTCTGGAAACTTTCGGTTTTATGCACTATTCCACTATTCCACTATTCCACTATCTCACTATCCTTAAAACACCCCTGCCTTCAAATTTAACCCCAGGTTTTCTTCCAAACCTAAAATTAAATTCATGTTTTGTACCGCTTGCCCAGACGCGCCTTTCAATAAATTGTCGATGGCCGAAGTTATCAAAAGCGTATCATTATGTTTATGCAAGTGGATATGGCAATGGTTGGTATTCACCACCTGTTTTAGACTAATAGGTTCTTCCGATACATGCGTAAAAAGGGCATCGGTATAATAGTCTTTAAAAAGCTCCTTGGCATCTTCCAATGAACCTGAAAAATCCGTGTAAGCTGTAGCGAAAATGCCCCGTGTAAAATTTCCCCGGTTTGGTAGAAAAAACAACTCGCCAATAGGTTGCTGAAAAGAACGTAGGCTTTCGTTGATTTCCCCTAAATGCTGGTGTGTAAAGGGCTTGTACCAGCTTACATTGTTGTTTCGCCAGCTAAAATGTGAAGTATCCGACGGACTTACACCCGCACCCGTGCTTCCCGTGACCGCGTTTACATGGATCTTGTCCGATAACTCACCGGCCTTTGCCAAGGGCAAAAGCGCCAGTTGAATCGCCGTGGCAAAACATCCGGGATTGGCGATGTATTGGGCATATTCAATATCGGAAGTATTCAATTCTGGCAAACCGTAAACAAATTGTTTTCCGTTAAAATTGGCATCGGCCTGTAACCGAAAATCGTTGCTCAAATCGATGATTATCGTCTTTTCGGAAAAGGTGTTGTCCAAT
This genomic interval carries:
- the proC gene encoding pyrroline-5-carboxylate reductase; the protein is MKIAIIGAGNLGLSIAKGILNSNGATSMYLTKRNVRSISEYEKYGNVTVTADNREAVAKCDILIFAVQPGHFASILESVKDLFTDNHVIISTITGFELKRIEEVIGTDRYIIRSMPNTAISVGESMTCICSNEKGKKRIDLAKAIFNRMGHSMEIPESQMQAATVICASGIAFWMRLIRATTQGAIQLGFDAKEAQELAMHTCNGAAKLLIESGNHPEEEIDRVTTPMGCTIQGLNEMEHQGLSSSLIQGIVASYDKITEFKKR
- the argC gene encoding N-acetyl-gamma-glutamyl-phosphate reductase; amino-acid sequence: MIKAGIIGGSGYTGGELIRILLNHPAVEIDFVYSTTRAGKGLDTAHPDLLGLTDMQFTGTVNLEVDVVFLCLGHGNSSQFLLDNTFSEKTIIIDLSNDFRLQADANFNGKQFVYGLPELNTSDIEYAQYIANPGCFATAIQLALLPLAKAGELSDKIHVNAVTGSTGAGVSPSDTSHFSWRNNNVSWYKPFTHQHLGEINESLRSFQQPIGELFFLPNRGNFTRGIFATAYTDFSGSLEDAKELFKDYYTDALFTHVSEEPISLKQVVNTNHCHIHLHKHNDTLLITSAIDNLLKGASGQAVQNMNLILGLEENLGLNLKAGVF